The Actinocorallia herbida DNA window ATCCAGCGCGGCTGGGCGCGCGGGCGCACGGCCCCCGTGCAGCGCGGAGGCCGCACCGACGCGAACCGGAACACCGAGCCCGGAAGAGAAGGGTGACGGCGTGGAAACGCTGAACTGGCTGCTGAACGACCTGACCCAGCGGGTCGACGAGATCAGAAGCGCCCTGGTGCTGTCCAGCGACGGCCTCCCGCTGGCACGGTCGGCCGACCTGAGCGCGGAGAGCGCGGAACGCCTCTCGGCGACGGCGTCGGCCTTCCAGAGCCTGGCGCGCGGCGTGGGCCAGGACTACGGCGGCGGCGCGGTGCTCCAGACGGTCATCGAGATGGAGTCGGCGTTCTTCTTCGTCACGGCCGCGGGCAGGGGCGCGTGCTTCGCCGTCCTCGCCGACGCCGACGCGGACGTCGGCCTCGTCGCGTTCGAGATGACGCTCATGGTCAAGCGCGTCGGCCCGCACCTCTCGGTGAACCCCCGGCTGAACCCCCGCTGAGCGAAGGAGGAGTCGCATTATGGATCCACCCGAGGAGCACTGGCTCGAAGAGGATTCCGGCCCTATCGTCCGGCCGTTCGCGGTCGTCCAGGGACGCATCCCGTCCACCGGCGACCTGTTCGACCTCATCACGGTCGTGCGCGCCACCGGTCTGGCGGGCGATCCCTCGCTGCTGGAGCCGGAGCACATGGCGATCCTGCGGAGGTGCGCGCGGCCGATCCCGGTGGTCGACCTGTCCTACGAGCTGAACCTCCCGCTGGGCGTGATGCGCGTTCTGCTCGGCGATCTCCGAACTCAGGGCCTGATCTCCACGGGCGCTCCGCCGTCCCGGCACGGCAGGCCCGGCAACGACCTACTCAGGGAGGTGATCAGTGGCCTACGGCGTCTCTGAGCCCGACGACCCGGTCACGCTCAAGATCGTGGTCGCGGGCGGCTTCGGCGTCGGCAAGACGACCCTCGTCGGCGCGGTCAGCGAGATCCGTCCGCTGCGCACCGAAGAGGACCTGTCCGACCTCGGCACCGCCGTCGACGACACCTCGGGCGTCGAGTCCAAGACGACCACCACGGTCGCCCTGGACTTCGGCAGGATCCGGATCCGCGAAGGTCTGCTCCTCTACCTTTTCGGCACCCCGGGCCAGTCCCGGTTCTGGTTCATGTGGGACGAGATCGCCATCGGGGCCGTCGGCGCGGTCGTCCTCGCCGACACCCGGCGGCTCACCGACTGCTTCTCCTCGATCGACTACTTCGAGAAGCGCGGCCTGCCGTTCATCGTCGCCGTCAACTGCTTCGACGGCGCCGAGCGCTACGACCCCGACACCATCGCCATCGCCCTGGACCTCGACCCGGGCACGCCGGTCGTCCTCTGCGACGTCCGCAACCGCGAATCCGTCAAGGAGGTCCTGATCAAGGTGATCGAACACTCGATGACCCGTTAGGACGTCTCCATGAACGGCGGTGAGGCCCACGAGCTTTGCGCTCGTGGGCCTCACCTCCATGGACGGTTCCGGGTCTCAGCGCCGACGGCGCGGCCCGGTGCCGTCGAGGATGCGTTCGGCCTCGCGGAGGAGGCCGGGGAGGGCGGGGATCATCCGGCGGATGGCGGGGTGCATGGTCTCGGCGCGGCGGCCGCGCTTGATGAGGAGGGCGGTGGCGCCGGCCTCCTTGTAATAGGTGAGGGCGGTGAACCAGTCGAGGTCGGGGGGCGTGCCGAGGCCCGCGACGGTCAGGTAGGCGTCGAGGAGTTCGCCGCCGGTGGGCATGCCCGTCGGGTCGCCGGACGGGGCGGCGGGGTGGCGGCCCTCGTCGGTGAAGAAGGTGAACCAGGTCAGGTCGACACGGGGGTCGCCGACCGACCAGATCTCCCAGTCGATGACGGCCTCGACCCGGTCGCCCCGGCACAGGGTGTTGCCCAGCCGGTAGTCCCCGTGGTTGACGACCGGCGGGAGCGGCGCGGGCATCGTCGCGTGCAGGGCGCGGGCGCACCGCTCGTAGTCGCCTTGCAGGTCCGCGGGCACCGTGGCGAAGGCCTTGGTCCACCGGTCTATCTCCTCGGCGAGGGAGACCACGGGCTCGTCCGCCAGGCCGACGTCCGCGGGGACGACCC harbors:
- a CDS encoding roadblock/LC7 domain-containing protein, yielding METLNWLLNDLTQRVDEIRSALVLSSDGLPLARSADLSAESAERLSATASAFQSLARGVGQDYGGGAVLQTVIEMESAFFFVTAAGRGACFAVLADADADVGLVAFEMTLMVKRVGPHLSVNPRLNPR
- a CDS encoding DUF742 domain-containing protein, which codes for MDPPEEHWLEEDSGPIVRPFAVVQGRIPSTGDLFDLITVVRATGLAGDPSLLEPEHMAILRRCARPIPVVDLSYELNLPLGVMRVLLGDLRTQGLISTGAPPSRHGRPGNDLLREVISGLRRL
- a CDS encoding GTP-binding protein; amino-acid sequence: MAYGVSEPDDPVTLKIVVAGGFGVGKTTLVGAVSEIRPLRTEEDLSDLGTAVDDTSGVESKTTTTVALDFGRIRIREGLLLYLFGTPGQSRFWFMWDEIAIGAVGAVVLADTRRLTDCFSSIDYFEKRGLPFIVAVNCFDGAERYDPDTIAIALDLDPGTPVVLCDVRNRESVKEVLIKVIEHSMTR
- a CDS encoding phosphotransferase family protein, which encodes MSASTAELIDSLRARATRAAQAWAPGARISEVRPLTGGASSLTFIATVEGGPAQERSVVLKVAPPGLAPVRNRDVLRQSRVMWALHGRPGVRVPRVLFEDAGEPPEIPPFHAMSLVPGECVEPVLEDDRDPAGRPTVRARALDAAGVLAALHRVVPADVGLADEPVVSLAEEIDRWTKAFATVPADLQGDYERCARALHATMPAPLPPVVNHGDYRLGNTLCRGDRVEAVIDWEIWSVGDPRVDLTWFTFFTDEGRHPAAPSGDPTGMPTGGELLDAYLTVAGLGTPPDLDWFTALTYYKEAGATALLIKRGRRAETMHPAIRRMIPALPGLLREAERILDGTGPRRRR